In Limnobaculum parvum, one DNA window encodes the following:
- a CDS encoding CobW family GTP-binding protein, producing the protein MTNINLITGFLGSGKTTTIQHLLQQKPESENWAILVNEFGEIGIDGALLANRGATLKEIPGGCMCCVNGLPMQVGLNMLLKQTNPDRLLIEPTGLGHPKQILNLLTSEVYQPFLTLQATFCLLDARQLSEPRYTGNDNFRDQLAAADIILANKSDTYSQHDINALTQWHNQDPLNRPLYRIEQGKVDSALLNTERTNRQSLPDNPHHHSHSRPNGLATLSLPGNQGWRRALNQGQGYTSCGWIFDSETCFSTSDLLDWVRLSPVDRVKGVMRIPEGTLIVNRQGFDFKIETQPVAPLDSRVELIHTREAPWNELQSALLKTRI; encoded by the coding sequence GTGACAAACATTAACCTCATTACCGGCTTTCTGGGCAGTGGCAAAACCACTACTATCCAACATTTGCTTCAGCAGAAACCGGAAAGTGAAAACTGGGCAATTCTGGTTAATGAATTTGGCGAAATAGGTATTGATGGAGCCCTATTAGCTAATCGGGGCGCTACGCTGAAAGAGATACCGGGTGGCTGTATGTGTTGTGTTAATGGATTGCCAATGCAGGTGGGCTTGAACATGTTATTAAAGCAGACTAACCCTGACCGTCTGCTGATTGAACCTACCGGATTAGGGCATCCTAAACAAATTCTTAACTTACTAACCTCCGAAGTTTATCAACCTTTTTTGACGCTTCAGGCCACCTTCTGCCTGCTTGATGCCCGTCAACTATCAGAACCCCGCTACACGGGAAATGACAACTTTCGCGACCAGTTAGCCGCTGCCGATATTATTCTGGCTAACAAATCTGATACATACAGTCAGCACGATATCAATGCATTAACTCAATGGCATAACCAAGACCCACTTAACCGACCACTGTATCGGATTGAACAGGGAAAAGTTGATAGTGCATTGTTAAACACAGAGCGCACTAATCGGCAATCTTTACCTGATAATCCCCATCATCATAGCCATTCAAGGCCTAACGGTTTGGCTACATTGAGTTTACCGGGTAATCAGGGGTGGCGGCGGGCACTAAATCAAGGTCAGGGTTATACCAGTTGTGGTTGGATATTTGATAGCGAAACCTGTTTTTCAACCTCAGATCTACTCGACTGGGTACGTCTATCCCCCGTTGATCGAGTTAAAGGCGTTATGCGGATCCCGGAGGGAACACTCATTGTCAACCGACAAGGATTTGATTTTAAAATCGAAACCCAACCAGTTGCCCCACTGGATAGTCGAGTAGAACTGATCCATACCCGTGAAGCGCCTTGGAATGAACTGCAAAGTGCATTGCTAAAAACACGAATTTAA